From one Candidatus Nitrospira nitrosa genomic stretch:
- a CDS encoding substrate-binding domain-containing protein, which produces MMGRLLITQLCMGLILFFSPLQASAQVRGNLIIAGNGPEQATIEALARAFEKANPRAYVDILWNEDSTPAQLVTSDQAQIAVTGVGDATLVASQIGWDGIGILVHLANFTKEVTTQQVADMFSGKIREWSELGGPETRILLIDRLRTQTIRETFESHLGITGKIPGTAKVIGPDDTVIKTLVGTLPPLSAVAYVSLSTGLSAVSNGVAVRLLPVDKIEPEVPTVRDGRYSLRRPLLLLSKREANPLVESFITFALSPPGQAIVGELYVAMSNK; this is translated from the coding sequence ATGATGGGACGATTGCTCATCACTCAACTCTGTATGGGCCTGATTCTCTTTTTCTCCCCTCTCCAGGCATCAGCTCAAGTTAGGGGAAACCTGATCATCGCCGGCAACGGTCCTGAACAAGCGACCATCGAAGCGCTGGCACGCGCCTTTGAAAAAGCCAATCCCCGTGCCTATGTTGATATTCTATGGAACGAAGACTCAACACCAGCCCAATTAGTGACGTCCGACCAGGCGCAAATTGCCGTCACTGGTGTGGGAGACGCGACACTGGTGGCTTCACAAATCGGCTGGGACGGTATCGGGATTCTTGTGCATCTCGCGAACTTCACCAAAGAAGTGACGACGCAGCAGGTCGCCGACATGTTTTCAGGAAAGATCAGGGAGTGGTCGGAACTGGGTGGCCCCGAGACAAGAATCCTGCTGATTGACAGACTCCGCACCCAAACCATTCGTGAGACGTTTGAGTCTCACCTCGGGATCACCGGAAAGATTCCCGGAACCGCAAAGGTCATCGGACCGGACGACACGGTCATCAAAACCCTCGTGGGCACCCTTCCGCCGCTCTCTGCTGTGGCCTATGTGTCGCTGAGTACCGGGCTCTCCGCCGTCTCCAATGGAGTGGCCGTCCGTCTGCTGCCGGTCGACAAGATCGAACCGGAGGTTCCAACGGTCCGAGACGGCCGATACAGTCTGCGACGTCCACTGCTCCTGCTATCGAAACGGGAGGCGAATCCTCTTGTTGAAAGCTTTATCACGTTTGCGCTATCTCCTCCTGGTCAGGCCATTGTCGGAGAACTCTATGTGGCCATGTCGAACAAATGA
- a CDS encoding IPT/TIG domain-containing protein, with protein sequence MTIPFHFFLFLSWLVLSHAGLQVTLAEEGVIVDGAGYTLHDAESIKGHDEQQLEKDPVCDSSRKPKILRVEPDEAKPGQTITLKGENFGTRDCFRGVAFSAAGPTKIDYKFVNETTLEVTVPDIQPGMSFIDVVAGGGNARSKAFLVQPK encoded by the coding sequence ATGACAATCCCGTTCCACTTCTTCTTGTTCCTCTCGTGGTTGGTGCTGAGCCATGCTGGATTGCAGGTTACCCTCGCCGAAGAGGGAGTGATCGTCGATGGCGCCGGGTATACACTGCACGACGCGGAATCCATCAAAGGACATGACGAACAACAACTGGAAAAAGACCCCGTCTGCGATAGCAGCCGAAAGCCAAAAATCCTGCGCGTGGAGCCGGATGAGGCTAAGCCCGGGCAAACCATTACGCTGAAGGGGGAGAACTTCGGGACGAGAGATTGTTTTCGGGGTGTCGCGTTCAGTGCGGCTGGTCCCACCAAGATCGATTACAAGTTTGTGAATGAGACGACGTTAGAAGTCACCGTGCCCGATATCCAGCCCGGCATGTCATTCATCGATGTTGTGGCTGGCGGCGGCAATGCCCGTTCAAAAGCCTTTTTGGTACAACCCAAGTAG
- a CDS encoding nucleotidyltransferase family protein, with product MTAPLADPPPRSWPEVVGLIPAAGQAKRLQPFPCSKELFPVGFTKDPKSGMPRPKVASQYLLEKFKAAGVSKTFIVIREGKWDIPNYFQEGIGVGMSLAYLVIPGSLGPPDTLDRAYSFVSKYRVAFGFPDILFGPPDAYRYLIEQQERTAADVVLGLHRIEDPRIWDMVDCDNEGWVRGIEMKPASTTLTFGWCFAVWTPVFSEFLHRFLHADETKQSMGVLANTSNDPGGDLAVGVVFQEALKLGLRIQSVKFPHDRYLDIGTPDNLVKAVRQQTAE from the coding sequence ATGACTGCTCCTCTTGCCGATCCGCCGCCTCGTTCCTGGCCTGAAGTCGTCGGGCTCATTCCGGCTGCTGGACAGGCCAAGCGCCTCCAACCGTTTCCTTGTAGCAAGGAGTTGTTCCCTGTCGGTTTCACGAAAGATCCGAAGAGCGGGATGCCACGACCCAAAGTGGCGTCGCAGTATCTGCTGGAAAAATTCAAGGCGGCGGGGGTGTCCAAGACGTTCATCGTGATCCGTGAGGGGAAATGGGATATTCCAAACTATTTTCAGGAGGGCATAGGGGTAGGGATGTCGCTTGCCTATCTCGTGATTCCCGGCTCGCTGGGGCCTCCTGACACGCTTGATCGAGCCTACTCCTTTGTTTCCAAGTACCGGGTTGCCTTCGGGTTTCCCGATATTTTGTTTGGGCCGCCGGATGCCTACCGGTACCTCATCGAACAACAGGAACGAACGGCTGCGGATGTCGTGCTTGGTCTGCATCGGATTGAAGATCCTCGTATCTGGGACATGGTGGATTGTGATAACGAGGGATGGGTTCGTGGGATTGAGATGAAACCTGCTTCGACGACGCTCACGTTCGGCTGGTGTTTTGCTGTCTGGACCCCGGTCTTTTCCGAGTTTCTCCATCGATTTCTGCATGCGGATGAGACGAAGCAGAGCATGGGTGTCCTGGCAAACACCTCCAATGATCCTGGAGGAGATTTAGCCGTCGGGGTAGTTTTCCAAGAGGCTCTCAAGCTAGGTCTTCGGATACAGAGTGTGAAGTTTCCGCATGATCGCTATCTGGACATTGGGACCCCAGATAATCTTGTCAAAGCCGTCCGGCAGCAGACTGCTGAGTGA
- a CDS encoding heavy-metal-associated domain-containing protein, which yields MPYSSSQQALSTVFLAVGLFTSLPALATPPVKERLPLTMSGAGCSGKEAEINKILQAIPGVLSVDFNRIPDHVLVDITPSSVKPEDVLKRVNEAASSWQCKVEIIEGCISAKMPTASAAPHQHE from the coding sequence ATGCCATACTCTTCGTCTCAACAAGCTCTATCCACCGTATTCCTTGCTGTCGGCCTATTTACCTCACTACCAGCTTTGGCAACCCCACCGGTCAAAGAACGCCTTCCCTTAACGATGAGCGGAGCCGGTTGCAGCGGGAAAGAGGCGGAGATTAACAAGATTTTGCAAGCCATTCCTGGTGTCCTTAGTGTCGATTTCAACCGTATCCCCGACCATGTGCTTGTCGACATTACGCCCAGCAGCGTGAAGCCGGAAGATGTGTTGAAACGGGTCAACGAAGCCGCATCCTCCTGGCAATGCAAGGTTGAGATCATTGAGGGATGTATCTCGGCCAAAATGCCGACCGCCTCAGCCGCCCCGCACCAGCATGAGTAA
- a CDS encoding PEP-CTERM sorting domain-containing protein (PEP-CTERM proteins occur, often in large numbers, in the proteomes of bacteria that also encode an exosortase, a predicted intramembrane cysteine proteinase. The presence of a PEP-CTERM domain at a protein's C-terminus predicts cleavage within the sorting domain, followed by covalent anchoring to some some component of the (usually Gram-negative) cell surface. Many PEP-CTERM proteins exhibit an unusual sequence composition that includes large numbers of potential glycosylation sites. Expression of one such protein has been shown restore the ability of a bacterium to form floc, a type of biofilm.), translated as MKKALAIAFGLATAVSVLVLATSAVSLATPLTFVFQGQVSGVLDDDSGTFGSNFAVGDPVTGFWSFDTTATQNTTGLPYLSYYHATFSATISGKTFAGAAEYRIFDDGPGGDGFSVINETGTYSTPALGSLTPSTFFVQFLGMPTTTLSNQSIVTNPAGLFPLYDPTYAPHGLRLDGVDGSFGLLNFTVASVNPVPEPTTALLLLTGLGIIMWTTRRKAAESLNS; from the coding sequence ATGAAGAAAGCGTTAGCCATAGCCTTTGGTCTCGCAACCGCCGTATCTGTGCTTGTGCTGGCCACCAGCGCCGTCTCTCTGGCTACCCCACTGACCTTCGTATTCCAAGGGCAGGTGTCCGGCGTCCTGGACGATGATTCAGGGACGTTTGGGTCCAACTTTGCCGTTGGCGATCCCGTCACCGGCTTCTGGAGCTTTGATACTACGGCAACGCAAAACACAACGGGGCTACCCTATCTGAGCTACTACCATGCCACCTTCAGCGCCACTATCAGCGGGAAGACCTTCGCAGGCGCTGCGGAATACCGTATTTTTGACGATGGACCTGGTGGCGATGGATTTTCAGTCATTAATGAAACTGGTACCTATTCCACACCTGCGTTAGGTTCTCTCACACCAAGCACGTTTTTTGTTCAGTTTCTTGGTATGCCGACGACGACCTTGTCAAACCAAAGTATCGTGACGAATCCAGCCGGGTTGTTCCCACTTTATGATCCTACCTATGCCCCTCACGGGTTGCGGCTTGACGGCGTTGATGGGTCGTTCGGTCTCTTGAATTTCACCGTTGCCTCCGTAAATCCAGTTCCTGAGCCTACTACGGCATTGTTGTTGCTTACAGGCTTGGGAATCATCATGTGGACGACACGCAGGAAGGCCGCAGAATCGCTCAACTCGTAG